In Dehalococcoidia bacterium, a single window of DNA contains:
- a CDS encoding CdaR family protein: MPGALLFIGRGAITSVIGNLSLAALALALAVSLWLYVTERENPTTERTFNKAIPITYVNVPNDLAVSQASASTVSIRIEAPENEFEGLDVDDFEATVDLGGLTVGRSGVPVDVAPPNGRVNVVSTTPAQVDVTLEPRRSRDVPVRVEIVGSPQTGFAAANTNVQPDSATVTGPESLVALVDSVVAEVNLTGARVDVTEDRVALEPRDARDGALSRVTVSPSTASVDVDLEQREFSSPFVVSPVIAGNPAAGFNVADISVQPAIVTISGSLEVLQSIDAVRGVLTEEISIADARDDVRRTVQLQLPPGARLQGNPTIEVAIDIEPGSGEFTFLVVPQIANVGDGLFATPAEPVAVTLAGDVSVLGQLTAQSIVVSADAQGLDEGLHVLPLQVTPPGNTSVIRVEPGELGVALTRQ; this comes from the coding sequence TTGCCGGGCGCTCTGCTCTTTATCGGCCGTGGTGCGATCACGTCGGTGATCGGCAACCTGAGCCTGGCGGCGCTGGCGTTGGCGCTGGCGGTGAGCCTGTGGCTGTACGTGACCGAGCGGGAGAACCCGACGACGGAGCGTACGTTCAACAAGGCCATCCCCATCACGTACGTCAACGTGCCGAACGACCTGGCTGTCTCGCAGGCGTCCGCTTCGACCGTAAGTATCCGCATCGAGGCGCCGGAGAACGAATTTGAGGGGCTGGACGTCGATGACTTCGAAGCGACGGTTGATCTCGGCGGCCTGACGGTGGGCCGGTCAGGGGTGCCGGTGGATGTTGCGCCGCCGAATGGCCGCGTCAACGTGGTCTCGACAACGCCCGCGCAGGTCGACGTGACCCTGGAGCCGCGACGCTCCCGCGATGTGCCGGTGCGCGTGGAGATCGTCGGATCGCCGCAGACGGGGTTCGCGGCAGCCAACACAAACGTCCAACCAGACAGTGCGACGGTTACGGGGCCGGAAAGCCTGGTGGCGCTCGTCGACAGCGTGGTAGCGGAGGTGAACCTCACGGGCGCGCGCGTCGACGTGACGGAGGACCGCGTGGCTCTGGAGCCGCGCGACGCCCGCGACGGAGCGCTCAGCCGCGTAACGGTGAGCCCTTCGACGGCGAGCGTCGACGTGGACCTCGAGCAGCGGGAGTTCAGTTCGCCGTTCGTCGTGTCGCCCGTGATCGCGGGCAACCCGGCGGCCGGGTTCAACGTGGCGGACATCAGCGTGCAGCCTGCCATCGTCACGATCAGCGGATCGCTCGAAGTCCTGCAGTCCATCGATGCCGTCCGCGGTGTGTTGACCGAAGAGATATCGATCGCGGATGCCCGTGACGACGTGCGCCGCACGGTGCAGCTGCAACTGCCGCCGGGGGCGCGCTTGCAGGGCAACCCGACGATCGAGGTGGCGATCGATATCGAACCAGGCAGTGGCGAGTTCACGTTCCTGGTCGTGCCGCAGATCGCGAACGTCGGCGATGGGTTGTTCGCGACGCCGGCGGAGCCGGTAGCGGTGACGCTCGCCGGCGACGTATCGGTGTTGGGGCAGCTCACGGCACAATCGATCGTCGTCAGCGCCGATGCGCAGGGATTGGACGAGGGACTGCATGTCCTGCCGCTGCAGGTAACCCCGCCCGGAAACACCAGCGTCATACGGGTCGAGCCGGGGGAACTCGGGGTCGCGCTGACGCGCCAATGA